The Tripterygium wilfordii isolate XIE 37 chromosome 5, ASM1340144v1, whole genome shotgun sequence genome window below encodes:
- the LOC119998527 gene encoding uncharacterized protein LOC119998527, giving the protein MRPSEREVDFHDSKRRKIKTYVSEHTCQPKRGLKKLTSKYLIDRFYGFILTHPDITIRYLKPFMEKSLALEQFSLLADWQNEAGPIPFKAFYICFRGCKEGMLNGCRPILGNDGCFLKGLVKGELLTTIGHDGNNQMFPLAWAMMLVEDTETWTWFLNLLRHDLRTVEGERWTLISDRQKGLVSAVARRHLKQLFWKLAKSTNIPNFELKLKEIEKVHAAVGKDLMLVHPKYWSKLISIHGLNVIHVTIIFVKLSMEYGPLIQKKLINNVTESHFWVSEWNGGRSYEVKNGRSQFVVKLRDGTCACGAWQISGIPCPHAICAIHTNGEKPKNYLALWYRKRHT; this is encoded by the exons ATGAGGCCATCAGAAAGAGAAGTAGATTTCCACGATTCAAAAAGGAGAAAG ATTAAGACATATGTTAGTGAGCATACATGTCAACCAAAGAGAGGGTTAAaaaagttaacttcaaaatacCTTATTGACAGGTTTTATGGTTTCATTTTAACACATCCTGACATAACAATTAGATATCTTAAGCCCTTTATGGAAAAATCTTTGGCATTAGAGCAAT TTTCTTTGCTGGCTGATTGGCAAAATGAGGCTGGACCTATCCCATTCAAAGCCTTCTACATTTGTTTCAGGGGGTGTAAGGAGGGTATGCTTAACGGGTGTAGACCAATATTAGGAAATGATGGATGTTTTCTGAAGGGATTGGTTAAGGGAGAATTACTAACAACAATAGGTCATGATGGAAACAATCAAATGTTCCCATTAGCTTGGGCTATGATGCTAGTTGAGGATACAGAAACATGGACATGGtttttgaatttgttgaggCATGATTTAAGGACTGTTGAAGGTGAAAGATGGACTCTGATTAGTGACAGACAAAAG GGATTGGTTTCTGCTGTTGCAA GGAGACATTTGAAGCAACTCTTCTGGAAGCTTGCCAAGTCAACAAATATTCCTAATTTTGAACTCAAATTAAAGGAGATTGAGAAGGTGCATGCTGCTGTTGGCAAGGACTTGATGCTTGTACATCCTAAGTATTGGAGCAAGCTTATTTCAATTCATGGTCTCAATGTGATTCATGTGACAATAATCTTTGTGAAGCTTTCAATG GAATATGGACCACTTATTCAGAAGAAGTTGATAAATAATGTAACAGAGAGCCACTTTTGGGTGTCAGAATGGAATGGAGGTAGAAGCTATGAAGTGAAAAATGGGAGAAGTCAATTTGTGGTTAAATTAAGGGATGGAACCTGCGCATGTGGTGCATGGCAGATTTCTGGGATTCCATGTCCACATGCTATATGTGCCATACATACCAATGGTGAAAAGCCTAAGAATTATCTTGCACTTTGGTATAGGAAGAGACATACTTGA
- the LOC119998464 gene encoding uncharacterized protein LOC119998464 — protein sequence MIGVSPDEGCGRRRLPPWMFGLSGAGKLKKPDNENASNNSVEDQLASEAVHLKDETVAAQNVAATDGKLSVEKSLHSLARCETKRRKRNSCRQDTETDKKAAQVPSDNKKRKRLGRKVEECARGRKGNAMCNGFSGSNEVESQRDDDKGELTAEDLLNIAEEYVEAGINVEHPKSSNMEPQSAAALSRNVSMSYVNGSNNISRSSTQEDITNSYSTMDQSRKQNFPDTGRTGDPAQDMLDLFLGPLLKKTREEEQNSEVISKDMTFNYDFQKESQHDVAADEMAPVMKKKSSLRDQVSRLLD from the exons atgatTGGAGTTTCTCCAGACGAGGGATGTGGGCGACGACGTTTGCCGCCATGGATGTTTGGATTATCTGGTGCTGGTAAACTTAAGAAGCCTGATAATGAAAATGCAAGCAACAATTCTGTAGAGGACCAACTTGCATCGGAAGCTGTACATCTCAAGGACGAAACTGTTGCAGCTCAAAATGTGGCTGCCACAGATGGAAAATTAAGTGTTGAAAAAAGTTTACATTCCCTTGCACGATGTGAAacgaagagaaggaaaagaaactcGTGTCGACAAGATACAGAAACTGATAAGAAGGCTGCTCAGGTTCCTTCTGATAACAAAAAACGTAAAAGACTAGGTAGGAAAGTTGAGGAATGTGCACGTGGAAGAAAAGGAAATGCGATGTGCAATGGCTTCTCCGGCAGCAATGAAGTTGAATCTCAGCGTGATGATGATAAGGGGGAGCTCACAGCAGAAGATTTATTAAACATTGCCGAAGAG TATGTCGAAGCTGGAATTAATGTGGAGCACCCAAAGTCATCAAATATGGAACCTCAATCAGCTGCAGCTCTTTCTAGGAATGTGTCAATGAGTTATGTCAATGGTTCTAATAATATCAGTAGATCAAGTACTCAAGAAGATATTACTAACTCTTATTCAACTATGGATCAGTCAAGGAAACAAAACTTTCCTGACACTGGCAGAACTGGGGATCCTGCACAGGACATGCTGGACTTGTTTTTAGGTCCTTTGCTTAAGAAAACTCGAGAGGAGGAACAAAATTCTGAAGTAATTTCAAAGGATATGACATTCAACTATGATTTTCAAAAGGAAAGTCAGCATGATGTTGCTGCAGATGAAATGGCCCCtgtaatgaagaagaagagcagtCTCAGGGATCAGGTCTCACGTTTACTTGACTGA